TCCCGTAACCATACGATCCGAAGCCACCTAGCGGGATGAGAGACATTTAATATGCTGATCAGACGCCCTGTCAATCATTGCTACTGGCTTGTTACGCTGCGTCTGCTGCAGAgaaaagagggttttttttttttacctccttgGCCATAGCCTCCTCCGTTATTGAAGCCCCTGCCCCGTCCACGGCCTCCCCTGCCTCTCCCTCGGCCCCTGGGTGAAGCAGCATCTCCGGCCCCCGAGGCTCCCATAATGCCGAAACCTGGAGTGtgctgaagaggaaagaaaTGTTTCAGTAGTGCTGATACGTTCACAACGTTTTACcttcattgaaaacaaatatgttaacTTTATTTTCTATAGTTCAGAGTGTAACCCGGGTCTGCCAAAGCGCTAACTGAGCCCCAGTGTGCTGTATGGGAAACAATAACTGATAACCACCTTTGatattatttccttttccagCGTGCTTACCATTGGTggtccctttttctttttagcagCCTCGGCTAAAGAGCCCTCTGGGAAGAGCCGCTCCAGAGCAGCCAGAGCAGCGTACGCCTTCGCCACCTTCTTATTGGACCCGGTGCCCTGAAACTTCTGCCCGTCGATATCCACCTCCATGACGAAGCGTTTATCGTGGCTTCCTCCCGTCTCCGAGATGAGCTCGTACTTCAGGCCGCGGCGCTTCTCGTTCAGCTCCATCACGGGGTTTTTCCCGTGTTTAGTCAATATTGGTCCCTGTTGGCGAGCAGTCTGACAGTTTAGAGACAAGGTCAGTGTTATTTTGTGCACCCCactcccacccccaccccacccccgaGAAGAAGCCCATCTTCATGCCCAAAATGTACCTCAACAGCTTCACTGCCGTCTGCGTTGGCTGTGGCAGTGCTGGGAGGTTCGATGGGTGTTATCACCGGTTTCACTTCCTCCACGGTGACAGCTACGACCGCCTCCTCCAATTTTATCGACTCGGTCTTCACTTCCACTCCTGTGGGCAGGCCCATGTCCTGCAGGACCTGCAACACACATCCATTTCGGTTACAAACAAAACTGGGCAAATCAAAAAAAACGACTAATGATTCTTTAGACATCTCGCGGGAAAATTAAGTCTAGTGTTAATTGCTCCATTTTGATaatataaaagtacaaatattgaagtaaaaatgtgcatcaagtttaaataaaatacactttttaaaaaaatacattttaaataataatacatatttaaattacCACAATAAAGTAAGgtataaatataaaaggcaCATTGCACTACAATATATTCAGTGGTTTATTAGTATTTATGATGATGAACAGATGATGTAGGTGATATGTACGGCGTTTTATAATCCTAAAGTGTATGAGTAACAATGCACGGGTTATAAGCATTGCCGTATTGAACAGTTCAATTGCCTGTGCTCACTTTTACAGCTACATGCAGCTTGGCGGTGCGTTTGGACGGCCCGGAAGCCTCGAAGGTCTTTCCGTCCACTTCTACAGCCATAGTGAAGACGGGAACGTGAACCGGGCCGGTCTGAGAGATCAGCTTGTACTGGAGACCCGGCTTCAGCTGGTTGAGCCTCATCAGAGCGTTCATAGCCTGGGGAGGCTCCGCCTTCTCTTCTGGAGCTGGGGTCACAGCAGGACGTACAGTTAGAACAATGGGTCAGCGgctcattatttttctcaatcAGGTGTTAGATCAAAGCTTTAGagtcaaacattttcaaattgcTCTTTTAAAAAGCCAATGGAATTCAAATAACACCAGcttaaatacaaaaaggagAAGTATGAATCACCATATAAAAAGTTCCACTGCAGTATAAGATATGAATACTTATTTGACTTAATAACAAACAGACACATCTTGGCAGAATAATCCTTTAAATCACAACATTTTCCGTCCCAAACAGAACTTTATACGGCCCGTTTTGATAGAGGGGTGGTTGATAACAAACACAGGAGCTGAAATGGCACTTACATTTCTTCTgcagctttttcttcttcttatttggACTCTTGTCATCgatcccttcctcttcctcaatGGGCCTTTTCATTGGTGGAGCGTACGCCGTACTGGGTGGGATTTGTACTGCACACACAGGTACATCATTAGAACCAAaggaatgtaaaatgcacatgaaTGTCAAAGTCAATAACCGACAGTATTTACCTGTGTAATCGATAGGAGTCTCACTACGGGGTTTCTTGGGCATCTTTGAGGGGAGGGGGTCCATACCAAGCACTTTGTGAAGCTGTCCGAAAGCTGATAACCTTAAGGCATGCTGAAGAAACAACAAATAGTGTCAATATGCATCTATTATCATGTGGAGGTGCACATAAACAGCTCCATCTCCCTCACTTGTGCACTCGCTGTGATGTCTTCTCTCTGCTGACGGTCCAAGTGGCCGATAGCGTCTGTGGGTTCCTTCTCACACGGGTCAGAGATTCCAGCGCCTTCTGGGACACAGGGAGACGACTGAATGGCCGAGcacttataaaacaaaataaggaaaggattttaaaagcacattaaatataaatccaTGCATACCTGACATGAGGATGCCTGAAGCCAGACACTCTAAAACTCTCCGCAGAGCTTCTCCCGCCCCCATGGGCCGGTTCCCGGTGCCAATGGCTTTCTCACAGATCAGCTCCAGTGGCTGCAAAGAAGAgcacagagagggggaggataTGAGGTGCTGTTTTTAAGCTAAGACGCTCACACGGAGGGATATAAGGGGACTGCATCAGATAGGATCTCTGCGACACAACACCTGTACTTTACCTACAAAATTTAACCTGAAATTGTGAAACTCTACGTTCTACATATGCAACGGTCCTCAGAAACCACAGTCTAACACAATGACTCTCGTGTGTTAGACTCTAAGGAGGATGCTTTTCTCTCACCCAGCCACGGAGCGGGGCCCATGTGGGAACACGAGCGCAGAGGTCCCTCAGGGTCCGGATGACGATGACACAGGAGCGCAGACCGTTAGCTCTGGCCTGAGGACACAAgcaagggagggaggaggagaagcaaaCTGAGTCAAAGAGGAAGACTATGTGAGGCATGAAGcaacacagaaaatgaatcAAAGTAAATCAAAATGAAGCCACACAGACTAAAGCAGCTTAGCTTTGTCATTAGGTGAGATATAGGACACAAATATAAAGTTTGAAGAACCTACTTTTGATTATTCATGGCTGTAAGTCAATAGCCAACATGATTGATGGGGTTATTGGATATAACACATTTCCCTTTGTGGTGCAAAACATGCTTTCATTCAGAGTGTGACTAACTTGAAACCACATTAAGTGCCGTCATTGGAAGGGGAGATGGTTAAGttagtgaaaaagaaaaatagtcaAGGTGCAATATTCCTGTTGATTGGTGGGACACACAGTGACAGATAAGCAGGAAGTCGAGACCACATACTCTACGAAAGCTGCAGAAATGATGAAGCGCTGAGTGTTACCGTGAGAAAGCTGAAGGTGAAACGCCATAATGGGTTAATATCTAcgaaagaaattaaaacaatcTCTCCAAAACTACAGAATGGTGCTGCAGTAGCTTGCATACAacgtggaaaaaaacaacaacaacccagTCACACTAACACGGACGTTAGAGAAATATTGCACCTGGATGCGTGGTGTATTAGT
The window above is part of the Eleginops maclovinus isolate JMC-PN-2008 ecotype Puerto Natales chromosome 16, JC_Emac_rtc_rv5, whole genome shotgun sequence genome. Proteins encoded here:
- the ilf3b gene encoding interleukin enhancer-binding factor 3 homolog isoform X4, whose protein sequence is MPPPMRHRSMRVFMNDDRHVMAKHSVIYPTQEELESVQNMVSHTERALKAVSDWLDKQEKGTSKSDSDPVETDKDSEHRDQATRSLRGVMRVGLVAKGLLLKGDLDLELVLLCKEKPTITLLKKVSENLLAQLKVITEDKYVVTQHIREASIVIENTREPPLTLTIHLTSPLVREEIEKATTGESHSVNDPPDVLDRQKCLTALASLRHAKWFQARANGLRSCVIVIRTLRDLCARVPTWAPLRGWPLELICEKAIGTGNRPMGAGEALRRVLECLASGILMSEGAGISDPCEKEPTDAIGHLDRQQREDITASAQHALRLSAFGQLHKVLGMDPLPSKMPKKPRSETPIDYTVQIPPSTAYAPPMKRPIEEEEGIDDKSPNKKKKKLQKKSPEEKAEPPQAMNALMRLNQLKPGLQYKLISQTGPVHVPVFTMAVEVDGKTFEASGPSKRTAKLHVAVKVLQDMGLPTGVEVKTESIKLEEAVVAVTVEEVKPVITPIEPPSTATANADGSEAVETARQQGPILTKHGKNPVMELNEKRRGLKYELISETGGSHDKRFVMEVDIDGQKFQGTGSNKKVAKAYAALAALERLFPEGSLAEAAKKKKGPPMHTPGFGIMGASGAGDAASPRGRGRGRGGRGRGRGFNNGGGYGQGGGFGSYGYGNNANSGYSYYNNGGTNGGAGASTSPSGGPPASTPPAQNSYGSYYQNDGAYTATPAAKAPKKKPPMHKAGKAAFPGPPGANSGSAEGYQQVSSPSGQGAYNQYSQGYGQGKKSFNQSQGGAGGYSYSTAYPSQVTGGAGSQDYSYDGFNSQSSYNSQSGGGAGGGANNTQGFGTNHSQYHNPVGYGRGDSSMNYQYR
- the ilf3b gene encoding interleukin enhancer-binding factor 3 homolog isoform X2; this translates as MPPPMRHRSMRVFMNDDRHVMAKHSVIYPTQEELESVQNMVSHTERALKAVSDWLDKQEKGTSKSDSDPVETDKDSEHRDQATRSLRGVMRVGLVAKGLLLKGDLDLELVLLCKEKPTITLLKKVSENLLAQLKVITEDKYVVTQHIREASIVIENTREPPLTLTIHLTSPLVREEIEKATTGESHSVNDPPDVLDRQKCLTALASLRHAKWFQSFPHNSIIQNKSGTNTPRIQARANGLRSCVIVIRTLRDLCARVPTWAPLRGWPLELICEKAIGTGNRPMGAGEALRRVLECLASGILMSGAGISDPCEKEPTDAIGHLDRQQREDITASAQHALRLSAFGQLHKVLGMDPLPSKMPKKPRSETPIDYTVQIPPSTAYAPPMKRPIEEEEGIDDKSPNKKKKKLQKKSPEEKAEPPQAMNALMRLNQLKPGLQYKLISQTGPVHVPVFTMAVEVDGKTFEASGPSKRTAKLHVAVKVLQDMGLPTGVEVKTESIKLEEAVVAVTVEEVKPVITPIEPPSTATANADGSEAVETARQQGPILTKHGKNPVMELNEKRRGLKYELISETGGSHDKRFVMEVDIDGQKFQGTGSNKKVAKAYAALAALERLFPEGSLAEAAKKKKGPPMHTPGFGIMGASGAGDAASPRGRGRGRGGRGRGRGFNNGGGYGQGGGFGSYGYGNNANSGYSYYNNGGTNGGAGASTSPSGGPPASTPPAQNSYGSYYQNDGAYTATPAAKAPKKKPPMHKAGKAAFPGPPGANSGSAEGYQQVSSPSGQGAYNQYSQGYGQGKKSFNQSQGGAGGYSYSTAYPSQVTGGAGSQDYSYDGFNSQSSYNSQSGGGAGGGANNTQGFGTNHSQYHNPVGYGRGDSSMNYQYR
- the ilf3b gene encoding interleukin enhancer-binding factor 3 homolog isoform X3, yielding MPPPMRHRSMRVFMNDDRHVMAKHSVIYPTQEELESVQNMVSHTERALKAVSDWLDKQEKGTSKSDSDPVETDKDSEHRDQATRSLRGVMRVGLVAKGLLLKGDLDLELVLLCKEKPTITLLKKVSENLLAQLKVITEDKYVVTQHIREASIVIENTREPPLTLTIHLTSPLVREEIEKATTGESHSVNDPPDVLDRQKCLTALASLRHAKWFQSFPHNSIIQNKSGTNTPRIQARANGLRSCVIVIRTLRDLCARVPTWAPLRGWPLELICEKAIGTGNRPMGAGEALRRVLECLASGILMSEGAGISDPCEKEPTDAIGHLDRQQREDITASAQHALRLSAFGQLHKVLGMDPLPSKMPKKPRSETPIDYTVQIPPSTAYAPPMKRPIEEEEGIDDKSPNKKKKKLQKKSPEEKAEPPQAMNALMRLNQLKPGLQYKLISQTGPVHVPVFTMAVEVDGKTFEASGPSKRTAKLHVAVKVLQDMGLPTGVEVKTESIKLEEAVVAVTVEEVKPVITPIEPPSTATANADGSEAVEGPILTKHGKNPVMELNEKRRGLKYELISETGGSHDKRFVMEVDIDGQKFQGTGSNKKVAKAYAALAALERLFPEGSLAEAAKKKKGPPMHTPGFGIMGASGAGDAASPRGRGRGRGGRGRGRGFNNGGGYGQGGGFGSYGYGNNANSGYSYYNNGGTNGGAGASTSPSGGPPASTPPAQNSYGSYYQNDGAYTATPAAKAPKKKPPMHKAGKAAFPGPPGANSGSAEGYQQVSSPSGQGAYNQYSQGYGQGKKSFNQSQGGAGGYSYSTAYPSQVTGGAGSQDYSYDGFNSQSSYNSQSGGGAGGGANNTQGFGTNHSQYHNPVGYGRGDSSMNYQYR
- the ilf3b gene encoding interleukin enhancer-binding factor 3 homolog isoform X5, with the translated sequence MPPPMRHRSMRVFMNDDRHVMAKHSVIYPTQEELESVQNMVSHTERALKAVSDWLDKQEKGTSKSDSDPVETDKDSEHRDQATRSLRGVMRVGLVAKGLLLKGDLDLELVLLCKEKPTITLLKKVSENLLAQLKVITEDKYVVTQHIREASIVIENTREPPLTLTIHLTSPLVREEIEKATTGESHSVNDPPDVLDRQKCLTALASLRHAKWFQARANGLRSCVIVIRTLRDLCARVPTWAPLRGWPLELICEKAIGTGNRPMGAGEALRRVLECLASGILMSGAGISDPCEKEPTDAIGHLDRQQREDITASAQHALRLSAFGQLHKVLGMDPLPSKMPKKPRSETPIDYTVQIPPSTAYAPPMKRPIEEEEGIDDKSPNKKKKKLQKKSPEEKAEPPQAMNALMRLNQLKPGLQYKLISQTGPVHVPVFTMAVEVDGKTFEASGPSKRTAKLHVAVKVLQDMGLPTGVEVKTESIKLEEAVVAVTVEEVKPVITPIEPPSTATANADGSEAVETARQQGPILTKHGKNPVMELNEKRRGLKYELISETGGSHDKRFVMEVDIDGQKFQGTGSNKKVAKAYAALAALERLFPEGSLAEAAKKKKGPPMHTPGFGIMGASGAGDAASPRGRGRGRGGRGRGRGFNNGGGYGQGGGFGSYGYGNNANSGYSYYNNGGTNGGAGASTSPSGGPPASTPPAQNSYGSYYQNDGAYTATPAAKAPKKKPPMHKAGKAAFPGPPGANSGSAEGYQQVSSPSGQGAYNQYSQGYGQGKKSFNQSQGGAGGYSYSTAYPSQVTGGAGSQDYSYDGFNSQSSYNSQSGGGAGGGANNTQGFGTNHSQYHNPVGYGRGDSSMNYQYR
- the ilf3b gene encoding interleukin enhancer-binding factor 3 homolog isoform X1, producing MPPPMRHRSMRVFMNDDRHVMAKHSVIYPTQEELESVQNMVSHTERALKAVSDWLDKQEKGTSKSDSDPVETDKDSEHRDQATRSLRGVMRVGLVAKGLLLKGDLDLELVLLCKEKPTITLLKKVSENLLAQLKVITEDKYVVTQHIREASIVIENTREPPLTLTIHLTSPLVREEIEKATTGESHSVNDPPDVLDRQKCLTALASLRHAKWFQSFPHNSIIQNKSGTNTPRIQARANGLRSCVIVIRTLRDLCARVPTWAPLRGWPLELICEKAIGTGNRPMGAGEALRRVLECLASGILMSEGAGISDPCEKEPTDAIGHLDRQQREDITASAQHALRLSAFGQLHKVLGMDPLPSKMPKKPRSETPIDYTVQIPPSTAYAPPMKRPIEEEEGIDDKSPNKKKKKLQKKSPEEKAEPPQAMNALMRLNQLKPGLQYKLISQTGPVHVPVFTMAVEVDGKTFEASGPSKRTAKLHVAVKVLQDMGLPTGVEVKTESIKLEEAVVAVTVEEVKPVITPIEPPSTATANADGSEAVETARQQGPILTKHGKNPVMELNEKRRGLKYELISETGGSHDKRFVMEVDIDGQKFQGTGSNKKVAKAYAALAALERLFPEGSLAEAAKKKKGPPMHTPGFGIMGASGAGDAASPRGRGRGRGGRGRGRGFNNGGGYGQGGGFGSYGYGNNANSGYSYYNNGGTNGGAGASTSPSGGPPASTPPAQNSYGSYYQNDGAYTATPAAKAPKKKPPMHKAGKAAFPGPPGANSGSAEGYQQVSSPSGQGAYNQYSQGYGQGKKSFNQSQGGAGGYSYSTAYPSQVTGGAGSQDYSYDGFNSQSSYNSQSGGGAGGGANNTQGFGTNHSQYHNPVGYGRGDSSMNYQYR
- the ilf3b gene encoding interleukin enhancer-binding factor 3 homolog isoform X6, translated to MPPPMRHRSMRVFMNDDRHVMAKHSVIYPTQEELESVQNMVSHTERALKAVSDWLDKQEKGTSKSDSDPVETDKDSEHRDQATRSLRGVMRVGLVAKGLLLKGDLDLELVLLCKEKPTITLLKKVSENLLAQLKVITEDKYVVTQHIREASIVIENTREPPLTLTIHLTSPLVREEIEKATTGESHSVNDPPDVLDRQKCLTALASLRHAKWFQSFPHNSIIQNKSGTNTPRIQARANGLRSCVIVIRTLRDLCARVPTWAPLRGWPLELICEKAIGTGNRPMGAGEALRRVLECLASGILMSEGAGISDPCEKEPTDAIGHLDRQQREDITASAQHALRLSAFGQLHKVLGMDPLPSKMPKKPRSETPIDYTVQIPPSTAYAPPMKRPIEEEEGIDDKSPNKKKKKLQKKSPEEKAEPPQAMNALMRLNQLKPGLQYKLISQTGPVHVPVFTMAVEVDGKTFEASGPSKRTAKLHVAVKVLQDMGLPTGVEVKTESIKLEEAVVAVTVEEVKPVITPIEPPSTATANADGSEAVETARQQGPILTKHGKNPVMELNEKRRGLKYELISETGGSHDKRFVMEVDIDGQKFQGTGSNKKVAKAYAALAALERLFPEGSLAEAAKKKKGPPMHTPGFGIMGASGAGDAASPRGRGRGRGGRGRGRGFNNGGGYGQGGGFGSYGYGNNANSGYSDFVSDCYGYHEFAT
- the ilf3b gene encoding interleukin enhancer-binding factor 3 homolog isoform X7, whose product is MPPPMRHRSMRVFMNDDRHVMAKHSVIYPTQEELESVQNMVSHTERALKAVSDWLDKQEKGTSKSDSDPVETDKDSEHRDQATRSLRGVMRVGLVAKGLLLKGDLDLELVLLCKEKPTITLLKKVSENLLAQLKVITEDKYVVTQHIREASIVIENTREPPLTLTIHLTSPLVREEIEKATTGESHSVNDPPDVLDRQKCLTALASLRHAKWFQARANGLRSCVIVIRTLRDLCARVPTWAPLRGWPLELICEKAIGTGNRPMGAGEALRRVLECLASGILMSEGAGISDPCEKEPTDAIGHLDRQQREDITASAQHALRLSAFGQLHKVLGMDPLPSKMPKKPRSETPIDYTVQIPPSTAYAPPMKRPIEEEEGIDDKSPNKKKKKLQKKSPEEKAEPPQAMNALMRLNQLKPGLQYKLISQTGPVHVPVFTMAVEVDGKTFEASGPSKRTAKLHVAVKVLQDMGLPTGVEVKTESIKLEEAVVAVTVEEVKPVITPIEPPSTATANADGSEAVETARQQGPILTKHGKNPVMELNEKRRGLKYELISETGGSHDKRFVMEVDIDGQKFQGTGSNKKVAKAYAALAALERLFPEGSLAEAAKKKKGPPMHTPGFGIMGASGAGDAASPRGRGRGRGGRGRGRGFNNGGGYGQGGGFGSYGYGNNANSGYSDFVSDCYGYHEFAT